The proteins below come from a single Streptomyces tubercidicus genomic window:
- a CDS encoding IS630 family transposase, with protein sequence MPVALACPIAPSAAERERLKKMAYGHRTEHRLRVRAQVVLHAARGRSNARIARETGLHIDTVRRWRGRFAQAGLPGLRDRERCGRPASFTPVQAAEIKALACQLPAESGTPLSHWSCPELAREAVARGVAPFLSASTVRRWLTRDALKPWQHQSWIFITDPDFRLKATRVLDLYARTWQGEPLGEDEYVISADEKTSVQARCRCHPTLAPGQARAMRVNHTYGRGGALAYLAAYDVHHARVFGRTEPRTGITPFMSLVTQVMNREPYASAKRVFWIVDNGSSHRGQKAVARLRTAFPNTVMVHIPVRASWLNQIEVYFSDIQRKVVTPNDFTDLTQVRDRLRDFENRYNATAQPFQWKFTTSDLDDLLARLDRHTADHPEQSSDAPTA encoded by the coding sequence ATGCCCGTTGCCCTGGCCTGTCCGATAGCCCCGAGCGCCGCTGAACGTGAGCGGCTGAAGAAGATGGCCTACGGCCACAGGACCGAACACCGGCTACGGGTGCGCGCCCAGGTGGTTCTGCATGCCGCGCGCGGTCGCTCCAACGCGCGTATCGCGCGGGAGACAGGGCTGCACATCGACACTGTGCGCCGATGGCGGGGCCGGTTTGCCCAGGCGGGACTGCCCGGACTCCGGGATCGCGAACGCTGCGGCCGCCCGGCCTCGTTCACTCCGGTGCAGGCCGCCGAGATCAAGGCACTGGCCTGCCAGCTCCCCGCCGAGAGCGGCACGCCGCTCTCGCACTGGTCATGCCCGGAACTGGCCCGTGAAGCCGTCGCGCGGGGCGTCGCACCCTTCCTGTCGGCCTCCACTGTGCGCCGCTGGCTGACCCGGGACGCCCTCAAGCCCTGGCAGCACCAGTCCTGGATCTTCATCACCGACCCGGACTTTCGTCTCAAGGCCACCCGGGTGCTGGACCTCTACGCCCGCACCTGGCAGGGCGAACCGCTGGGCGAGGACGAGTACGTCATCAGTGCGGACGAGAAGACCTCTGTCCAGGCCCGCTGCCGCTGCCACCCCACCCTCGCGCCGGGACAGGCCCGCGCGATGCGCGTCAACCACACCTACGGCCGTGGCGGCGCACTGGCCTACCTCGCAGCCTACGACGTCCACCATGCGAGGGTGTTCGGCCGCACCGAACCACGCACCGGCATCACCCCGTTCATGAGCCTGGTTACCCAGGTCATGAACCGCGAGCCCTACGCCAGCGCCAAACGCGTGTTCTGGATCGTCGACAACGGCTCCTCCCACCGCGGCCAGAAAGCAGTCGCCCGGCTGAGGACCGCGTTCCCGAACACGGTCATGGTCCACATCCCCGTCCGCGCCTCCTGGCTAAACCAGATCGAGGTCTACTTCTCCGACATCCAGCGCAAAGTCGTGACCCCCAATGACTTCACCGACCTGACCCAAGTCAGGGACAGGCTCCGGGACTTCGAGAACCGCTACAACGCCACGGCACAGCCGTTCCAGTGGAAGTTCACCACCTCCGACCTGGACGATCTGCTGGCCAGGCTCGACCGGCACACCGCCGACCACCCAGAACAATCCTCCGACGCACCGACAGCATGA